One stretch of Oceanispirochaeta sp. DNA includes these proteins:
- a CDS encoding substrate-binding domain-containing protein has product MKKFFSFLCVALLVFTTTALFANGSQEEKGDDPIKIAFFVSDMSNVFHQGQFVAAKEYAMDKYGAEVYAFDGKSDGTVMLENLDQVVPQGMDMVSIHTWDVEAARPGIQDALDAGVIMATFFTPQANPAIPVVRSDEAGTSFDMGAEAATQWKKANPDKPIVMVQVGWPNHTEVKSGRHDPFVAGVLSVDPTATDLGCLEANKGGDTTKQVILDLVTQRPEVNIIYSEASNLTVGTMAALRQAGRGVMDNGVPLTEIVASVDFDPVEMKQVYDPNSSLKLSMGLPPVQTGQGRIDNLFAIKNGKIDQIAANGISEEDFKESFTISYWTMKKSDAEAWLKEQFGN; this is encoded by the coding sequence ATGAAAAAGTTTTTTAGTTTTCTATGTGTTGCATTGTTGGTATTCACAACAACCGCATTGTTCGCCAATGGAAGTCAGGAAGAAAAAGGTGATGATCCTATAAAAATCGCATTTTTCGTATCCGACATGAGCAATGTATTTCACCAGGGACAGTTTGTAGCAGCTAAAGAATATGCCATGGACAAATATGGTGCTGAAGTGTATGCATTTGATGGTAAATCTGACGGCACTGTAATGCTTGAAAACCTGGATCAGGTTGTACCTCAGGGTATGGATATGGTTTCCATCCACACATGGGATGTTGAAGCCGCAAGACCCGGGATTCAGGATGCACTGGACGCCGGTGTTATCATGGCAACATTTTTCACACCTCAGGCTAATCCGGCAATTCCTGTAGTTCGAAGTGATGAGGCCGGAACATCCTTTGACATGGGTGCGGAAGCTGCTACACAGTGGAAAAAAGCGAATCCTGACAAACCTATCGTAATGGTTCAGGTTGGATGGCCAAATCATACAGAAGTAAAATCAGGACGTCATGATCCTTTCGTAGCGGGTGTTCTTTCTGTAGATCCTACTGCAACAGATCTGGGTTGTCTTGAAGCCAATAAGGGTGGAGATACAACAAAACAGGTAATACTTGACCTTGTTACTCAAAGACCTGAAGTTAATATTATTTATTCAGAAGCTTCTAATCTGACTGTGGGCACAATGGCTGCACTGAGACAGGCAGGCAGAGGTGTAATGGACAATGGTGTTCCTTTAACAGAAATCGTTGCCAGTGTTGACTTTGATCCTGTAGAAATGAAACAGGTTTATGATCCCAACAGTTCACTTAAACTTTCAATGGGCCTTCCTCCTGTACAGACAGGACAGGGTAGAATTGACAACCTCTTTGCAATTAAGAACGGAAAGATTGATCAGATAGCAGCCAATGGAATATCAGAAGAAGATTTCAAAGAAAGCTTCACTATTTCCTATTGGACAATGAAAA